A window of Desulfuromonas soudanensis genomic DNA:
ACGACAACCCCGATCCCGACTCCCTGGCCTCGGCCTTTGCTCTGGGGCACCTTCTCCTCCTCAAGACCGGGCAGGAGGCGACCATCGCCTTCGGCGGCGTCATCGGCCGCGGCGAAAATCGCGCCCTGGTCAGCGAACTGGAGATCAAGGCCATACCGCTGGATGAGCTCGACCTCTCCCTCTTTCCCGTCGTCTGCATGGTCGACACCCAGCCGGGGACCGGGAATAATTCCTATCCCGTCGATCGCCCGGTGCACGTTGTCATCGATCACCATCCCTCCCGGGAGATCTGCGACAGCTGCCGCTGGGTCGATGTCCGTCCCGAATACGGCGCCTGCGCCACCATCCTCTTCGAGTACCTGCAGGCCCAGGAGATCTACCTCGGAACCAAGCTGGCAACCATGCTCTATTACGCCATCAAGTCCGAAACCCAGGACCTGGGACGGGAGTGGACCCGGGCCGACCGGGAAGCCTACCTCCATCTTTTCCCCCTGGCCAACAACCGCATCCTCTTCAATATCACCCACCCCGAGTCGCCGCGGGAGTACTTCCTCAGTTTCAACCAGGCCCTGGAGAGTGCCCGCATCTACGGCGATCTCCTGGTATTCAATCTCTACGCCATCGACAATCCGGACATGGTCGCCGAGATGGCC
This region includes:
- a CDS encoding DHH family phosphoesterase, translating into MTIDLQKAREFSDQVIEWVRGKGRILIVAHDNPDPDSLASAFALGHLLLLKTGQEATIAFGGVIGRGENRALVSELEIKAIPLDELDLSLFPVVCMVDTQPGTGNNSYPVDRPVHVVIDHHPSREICDSCRWVDVRPEYGACATILFEYLQAQEIYLGTKLATMLYYAIKSETQDLGREWTRADREAYLHLFPLANNRILFNITHPESPREYFLSFNQALESARIYGDLLVFNLYAIDNPDMVAEMADFLMRMEGVTLVLGMGNYRDKEILSLRTTDLSVNAGEVIQAVVAGLGTAGGHGMTAGGQIHPLQGDRALQKELENTLARRLLETLGKTPCRPKRLVPS